The following proteins are encoded in a genomic region of Longimicrobium sp.:
- a CDS encoding asparagine synthase-related protein — MSGIAGFVPAGGAAPDPALLRRMAACMAGHGPHGQHVRALGGCGLAHALLDTGDEASPPPQPFSLDNQVWITADARIDARGDLARALASAGEAASPGAPAAELILRAYRAWGDACVDHLLGDFAFAVWDAPRRRLFCARDHFGVKPLYYAAAGGDFVFSNTLDCVLLHPAAGRGVDELAIADFLVHGYARDLDRTVRRDVHMLPPGHALAVEDGKCRVWKWWSLPMDEPLRYRRTREYVDHFVDLLAAAVRDRTPAGRVGIFMSGGRDSTAVAALVRREVPSADLRSFTAYHERLIPDEERKYATIVGNALGIPITWTAVDEYRLFGGFGDDPRMERAEPVDSALMAIEADQWDLARAHAPVLLTGFGGDAVLRETRSRLARLAM; from the coding sequence GTGTCCGGCATCGCAGGGTTCGTCCCCGCCGGCGGCGCGGCGCCCGACCCGGCGCTCCTCCGCCGGATGGCGGCGTGCATGGCCGGGCACGGGCCCCACGGGCAGCACGTCCGCGCGCTCGGCGGCTGCGGCCTCGCCCACGCGCTCCTCGACACGGGGGATGAGGCTTCGCCCCCGCCGCAGCCGTTCTCCCTCGACAATCAGGTCTGGATCACCGCCGACGCGCGGATCGACGCGCGTGGGGACCTCGCGCGCGCCCTCGCGTCCGCGGGTGAGGCCGCATCCCCCGGCGCGCCCGCCGCGGAGCTGATCCTCCGCGCCTACCGCGCGTGGGGCGACGCGTGCGTCGACCATCTCCTGGGCGACTTCGCGTTCGCGGTGTGGGACGCGCCGCGGCGGCGGCTCTTCTGCGCGCGCGACCACTTCGGCGTCAAGCCGCTGTACTACGCGGCCGCCGGCGGCGACTTCGTCTTCTCCAACACCCTCGACTGCGTTCTCCTCCATCCCGCCGCCGGCCGCGGGGTGGACGAGCTCGCGATCGCCGACTTCCTCGTCCACGGCTACGCGCGGGACCTGGATCGCACCGTCCGCCGCGACGTCCATATGCTGCCGCCGGGGCACGCGCTGGCGGTGGAGGACGGGAAGTGCCGCGTGTGGAAATGGTGGTCGCTGCCGATGGACGAGCCGCTGCGTTACCGCCGCACCCGCGAGTACGTCGACCACTTCGTCGATCTCCTGGCTGCCGCGGTGCGCGACCGCACCCCGGCGGGGCGCGTGGGGATCTTCATGAGCGGCGGGCGGGACTCGACGGCCGTCGCCGCGCTCGTCCGCCGCGAGGTGCCGTCCGCGGATCTGCGCTCCTTCACCGCGTACCACGAGCGCCTGATCCCCGACGAGGAGCGGAAGTACGCCACGATCGTGGGAAATGCGCTGGGGATTCCCATCACCTGGACCGCGGTGGACGAGTACCGGCTGTTCGGGGGATTCGGGGACGACCCGCGGATGGAGCGGGCGGAGCCGGTGGACAGCGCGCTGATGGCCATCGAGGCGGACCAGTGGGACCTCGCGCGGGCCCACGCGCCCGTGCTGCTGACCGGCTTCGGCGGCGACGCGGTGCTGCGCGAGACCCGCTCGCGCCTGGCGCGCCTGGCCATG
- a CDS encoding DUF433 domain-containing protein yields the protein MTSLAQAWVGVGRAAWAPVQRPCVTERHSFREEEAYNVTRDRNIWSGMAVIISTRIPVFLIDDLYAETGSIDDVIEAYPRLTEGDVFNALAYAREFSALVERDREWHQRAIADAIR from the coding sequence ATGACCAGCCTTGCACAGGCGTGGGTAGGGGTGGGCCGAGCGGCATGGGCGCCTGTTCAGCGTCCATGCGTGACCGAACGCCATAGCTTCCGGGAGGAAGAGGCCTATAACGTCACTCGCGACCGCAACATATGGAGCGGGATGGCAGTCATCATCAGTACCCGCATTCCCGTGTTCCTGATTGATGATCTGTACGCAGAAACGGGAAGTATAGACGACGTGATTGAGGCGTATCCGCGCCTTACGGAAGGAGATGTTTTCAATGCTCTCGCCTATGCCCGCGAGTTTTCCGCGCTGGTGGAGCGCGACCGTGAGTGGCATCAGCGCGCGATTGCCGACGCCATTCGCTGA
- a CDS encoding DUF5615 family PIN-like protein — MDGLRLYLDECVHAKAAQAFRDAGIDAIGVHDIESLQLYDSQQLELAAAEDRMIVTYNVKDFVPLHTQWLEEEKVHAGILLSPIDYKKGVGALVRDVRATLLEERNRRGADGYDWVRGELLWIHRYGA; from the coding sequence GTGGATGGTCTTCGGCTATACTTGGATGAATGCGTCCATGCCAAGGCGGCCCAAGCTTTTCGGGATGCCGGGATTGATGCAATTGGCGTCCACGACATAGAGAGCTTGCAACTGTACGACTCTCAGCAACTTGAGTTGGCGGCTGCGGAAGATCGAATGATCGTCACATACAACGTGAAGGACTTCGTCCCCCTCCATACGCAGTGGCTGGAGGAGGAGAAGGTACATGCCGGGATTCTGCTGTCGCCGATCGACTACAAGAAGGGCGTCGGTGCCCTTGTGCGCGATGTTCGTGCAACCCTGCTGGAGGAGCGAAATAGGCGGGGTGCTGACGGGTACGATTGGGTTCGCGGAGAACTCCTCTGGATTCACCGCTACGGAGCCTAG
- a CDS encoding PqqD family protein, translating to MTDSPAHAFTPETVLVAARDQVSAEVEGEAVILNLADGVYYGLDGVGARVWELLRRPRSVAELRDALTAEYDVDPDTAWRDLLVLLGELAERRLVEPAAAE from the coding sequence GTGACCGACTCGCCGGCGCACGCCTTCACGCCCGAGACGGTCCTGGTCGCCGCGCGCGACCAGGTCTCGGCCGAGGTGGAGGGCGAGGCGGTGATCCTGAACCTGGCCGACGGCGTGTACTACGGGCTGGACGGCGTGGGCGCGCGGGTGTGGGAGCTGCTGCGCCGGCCGCGGAGCGTGGCCGAGCTGCGCGACGCGCTCACCGCCGAGTACGACGTGGACCCCGACACCGCCTGGCGCGACCTGCTGGTGCTGCTGGGCGAGCTGGCCGAGCGCCGGCTGGTGGAGCCCGCGGCGGCGGAATAA
- a CDS encoding polysaccharide biosynthesis/export family protein: MRRTVLLLALAAASLLAPTARAAAQVAGADSAFLRPGDLIRLQVFRQPEFSGEFVVSPEGTIQHPLLTSVSVVGVPRTVIRERIRQALSRFEREPNFVFDYLYRVAVGGEVRIPNLYNLTPETTVSQAIAAAGGVGENGRLDRVHVLRDGRDLLVDLQRPDSDAAAMRIRSGDQIRVSRRANVVRDFVGPFASILSAIAAIATLATSR, translated from the coding sequence ATGCGCCGAACCGTCCTTCTCCTGGCCCTGGCCGCCGCCTCGCTCCTGGCCCCCACCGCGCGCGCCGCCGCGCAGGTCGCAGGCGCCGACTCGGCGTTCCTGCGCCCGGGCGACCTGATCCGCCTGCAGGTGTTCCGGCAGCCCGAGTTCTCGGGCGAGTTCGTGGTGAGCCCCGAGGGCACCATCCAGCACCCGCTGCTGACCAGCGTGAGCGTGGTGGGGGTGCCGCGCACGGTGATCCGCGAGCGCATCCGGCAGGCGCTGTCGCGCTTCGAGCGCGAGCCGAACTTCGTGTTCGACTACCTGTACCGCGTGGCGGTGGGCGGCGAGGTGCGCATCCCCAACCTGTACAACCTGACGCCCGAGACCACGGTGTCGCAGGCGATCGCGGCGGCGGGCGGGGTGGGCGAGAACGGGCGGCTCGACCGCGTGCACGTGCTGCGCGACGGCCGCGACCTCCTGGTCGACCTGCAGCGCCCCGACAGCGACGCGGCGGCCATGCGCATCCGCTCGGGCGACCAGATCCGCGTGAGCCGGCGGGCGAACGTGGTGCGCGACTTCGTGGGGCCGTTCGCCTCGATCCTGAGCGCGATCGCCGCCATCGCCACGCTCGCCACGTCGCGATAG
- a CDS encoding lasso RiPP family leader peptide-containing protein codes for MDRTTAPARAYRAPRLKVYGSVAELTLTQAIPTQKNDPTQGQNNLKT; via the coding sequence ATGGATCGCACCACCGCCCCGGCGCGGGCCTACCGCGCGCCCCGGCTGAAGGTCTACGGCAGCGTGGCCGAGCTGACGCTCACCCAGGCCATCCCGACGCAGAAGAACGATCCCACGCAAGGCCAGAACAACCTGAAGACCTGA